The genomic stretch CGGCGCGATGCCGCGTTCGGAGGAACTGCCCGCGGACGACTTCCGCCGGCACATGCCACGGAACCAGGGTGAGAACGCCGAGCACAACGCCAGGCTCGTGGCGGAGGTGACGAGGATCGCCGAGGCGGCCGGCATCACCGCGGCGCAACTCTCGCTGGCCTGGCTGCTGGCTCAGAGCGAGGACATCGTGCCGATCCCGGGCACCAAGCGGCTGAAGTACCTGGAGGAGAACGCCGCCGCCGCCGACATCACGCTGACGCCGGAGCAGCTCGACGAGCTCGCCGCGGCCGTGCCCGCGGACGCCGTGCGCGGCACTCGTTACCCGAACATGGCGGAAGTGGAGCGTTAGGGCGCGTCGAAGTAGGCGCGGATGGTGGTGGCGCCGGCCCGCGTGTGCACGCGTACGAGATCGCTGAGCAGGTTGACGATGAGCAGGCCGCGCGAGCCCGACTGACGCGGATCGACCGGCCTGCGCCCGGCCAGCGGGTCGGTGATGTGCCCGGCGTCGCTGATCTCGCACACCAGCCGGCCGTCCTCCGCCCAGGCCCTGATGGTGCCGGAGCCGCCGCCGTGGTCGAGACTGTTGGCGCCCAGCTCGGCCGCGGCCAGCCGGATGTCGTCGAGCCGGTCGCCGGTGAAGCCCATCTTGGCGGCCTGCTGGGCGGCCAGGGCACGCGCGGCCGACAGGTTGGTGTGGTCGAAACGCAGGGACAGGAACTCCTCCGGCTCCTCCAGCGGCCGGTTGTGCCCCTCGACCACCTGCTCGGGCGCGTAGTCGTCGCTGTGCCACTCCCTGGAGACATCGCGCAGCACGGGATGGGTGCGCGCGGCCTCGCGGATGACCTCCGGCTCCAGCCCCACGGTGTCGTACGGGCACAGGATCGTCACGTGCCGGCCCGTGAACGCCATGTTGATCAGCGCCTCGTGCTGGGCGCACGCGGGATATTCCGTCTCGCTGCGCCCCGGCCAGATCGGCTCGCCGATGATCCGCACATGCCCGTGGCGGTGCCGGTCGGCGAAGTCACGCAGGACGGCCGGGATGATCCGCCCGGGGTTGCGCCCGGCGACGGTCATGTCGAGCAGTTTCACGGCGTCGGCGTCGGGGCCCAGCTCGGCCTCGATCATGGCCAGATTCCTGCCCGGGACCGCGATGGCGACCGGCTCGCCCGCCGCCAGCCCTTCGCGGACGAAAGCCGTGGTCGCAGCCACGTACTCCCCGTCGCTCCGGTAGAAGAGCGCAGGGTGTGAGAATGGTTCGGCCAGCATCAGGGTTCACGCTACCCAACGATGATGACTTCATGGCAATCTGTTGGGTACGTATCACGGTGTGAAGAGAGTCCAGGTCATCCGCCGTCCCCGTCCCCAACGCCGGCTGCGCTACCTCGATCTCCACTACCTCGATCTGCGCACCCCTTCCGGCCGGCCGCTCCCGTTCTGACCGTGGCGAATCTATGCTCATGGCATGTCGGAATTGCAGATGCGGGTCTCCGACGACGATCGTGAGCGCACGACACTCCGCTTGCAACACGCGTTCACCGAGGGCCGTCTCACCCAGTTGGAGCTCGAGGACCGGCTCGAGCTCGCGTTGACCGCGAAGACCTACGGCGACCTGCTCGACCTGATCACCGATCTCCCGGACGAGCAGCCTTCTGTCGATGACGTGATCGAGCTGGAAGCCACGCACGGCAACCTCAAACGCTCCGGCGACTGGGCGGTGCCGCGGCGGCTGCGGGTGTCGAGCAAGTACGGCAGCGTCGAGCTCGACTTCTCGGAGGCGGTCGTCACCCATCCGGTCGTGGACGTCGAGCTGGACCTCACCTACGGATCCGCCAAGATCATCTTGCCGGACGGCGGGGTCGCGAACGTGGACGGGTTCCACAGCGACTACAGCAACCCGAAGAGCGCCGTGCCGAGCCGCCCCCGCCCCGGCGTCCTCCACGTGGTCGTCACCGGCAGGTCGAAGTACGGCGGGCTCGTCGTGCGCTATCCGCGCAAGCGCTGGTTCGCCCACTGATGGCGACCTGCCCGCTTTACATCGGCTTGATACCGATGGTGTTACTGGGGTGCAAGTGGGGATTAAGTGCGGACCCATAATGTTCCCTTCGTTCGCTAAACCTACGAAGGGCACTGGAAATGACACCCCCTCGCCGTCGCCTGGCCGTCGCGGCCGCGACGCTGACTCTTGCCGTCCTCACCACGACGGGCTGTGGTGCTCTGGGGCAGGCCGTTGACTGCAACACCGCCGCCAACGAGGCCACCAAGATCATGACCGACTGGAGCTCGGAGGTCACCAAGAACGCCACCGACACCAAGGCCGTCGGGGAGGCCTCCAAGACGGCGGCGGACAAGACCAAGGAGCTCGCCGGCAAGTACGACGGCGACGTCGCCGCCGCGCTGAACGACCTCGCCGCCGGCTTCCAGACCATGGAGAAGGGCGACCTGAACGGGGTCACGGAGTTCACCGGCAAGATGAACGGGTTCGCGCAGAAGATCACCGCGGCCTGCTCCTGATAATGGGGCCCGCGGTCGCCGCTCCGCCTGTGGGGGGCAGGTCGGTGCGGCGGCCGCGCCACATTCGTATGGATTGGTTCTAGTCTTGTCGCCCGTGACGGGTGACACGCTTGCGGCGCGCGCGGGGGCAGGCGCCGCTGCCGCCTCATGGAGAGTCCGGCTCACCGGTCACCGCCTGCGGGTGGGCGCGATCGCGCTCCTCGCCGCGGTGGCCTATGCCGTGCTCGGGCTGGTCAAACTGGCGTCCTTCCGGGCGAGCACGTTCGACCTGGTGATCATGGACCAGACGGTCCGGAACTATGCCGCCTTCCGGCCGCCGTACGTCCCGGTGCTCGGCATGTTCCACGGGCGTGGCATGGCCTATGTCCAGCTCGCCGACCACTTCTCCCCCATCTACGCGCTGCTCGCGCCGCTGTACTGGATCCACGACGGGCCGCAGACGCTGATCGTGGCGCAGGCGGCGCTGTTCGCGGCCGCGATCCCGTTCCTGTGGCGCTACACCAGGCGCGTGCTGGGCGTGGTGCCCGCTTATCTGGTCTCCGTGGCGTACGCGCTGTCGTGGCCGGTGGCGCAGGCGGTCGTGTTCGACGTGCACGAGGTCATGTTCGTGCCCCTGCTCACCGCGATCATGATCGAGCGTTACCACGCCGGGCGCATGCTGCCGGCGTTCCTGGCGATGATGGGGCTGCTCCTCGTCAAGGAGGACATGGGCCTCATGGTGGCGGGCTTCGGCCTGTGCCTGATCGTCATGGGCGAGCGATGGCGGGGCGCCCTGTGCGCGGTGTTCGGCATCGGAGCCGTGCTGCTGGTCCGCGGCCTGGTGACCTCGGTCTTCGGCGGCAACGCCAAGGACTTCTGGGCCTACGGGCACCTCGGGAGCGACATTCCCGGGGCGGTGCTGGGGATCATGCGTGATCCGCTCGCCGCCCTGTTGCTGCCGTTCAGCGAGGAGGCCAAGGTCGACGCGCTGTTCCTGCTGGCGTGGCCGACGCTCATGTTGTGCCTGCTCTCGCCACTGTCGCTGGCGGCGCTGCCGCACGTGCTCGAACGGATGTTGTCCGACCGCGTCCAGTGGTGGCAGGCCGACTTCCAGTACAACGCCTTCACCGTGGTGATCCTCTTCTGCGCCGGCGTGGACGGGGCGGCCAGGCTGCTGCGGTGGTACGAACGCTCCGACGACACCGCGCTCAAGCTGGCCTGGTCCGCGGCTGTCTGCGCGGTCGCGCTCACGCTGGTCCCCAAGTTCGCCTTCGACCAGCTCTACCATCCGGCCTTCTACAAGGGCGACCTCAAGGCGGCCGCCGCGGCGGAGGCGGTGAGCAAGGTCCCCTCGGGCGTCACCGTCGAGGCCGTCAACTCGGTCGGCCCGGCGCTGACCTCGCGCGCCACCGTGCTGCTGTGGTCGCCCACCCCGCGCGGCGCGCCGTGGGTGGTGGCCGACACCTTCCGCTGGGAGTACCCCTTCGGCTCGCTCGAGGATCAGCTCGCCAAAGTCAACGAGCTGCAGGGGCAGGGGTACGTGAAGGTGTTCGAGCGCGACGGTTACGTGGTCCTGCGCCGCTGAGTGTCGATTCCCGCTCCTTTCGTTCGACGCGTTGACGAGACGAGAGGAGCTTTCGATGACGACGTACGCGAACCCCTGGACCTGATGACCCGTGCGCTGGAGCAGGCCGGCGCCCTGATTGCCGCGATCAAGCCCGAGCAGGCGGGCGACCCGACGCCGTGCGCGTCCTGGGACGTGCGGGCGCTGGTCGCGTGCCCGCGCACTGGGCGGTCGGGCAGCAGATCACCGAGCTGGCCATGCACTCCTGGGACCTCGCCCGGGCCACGGGACAGCCGATCGACCTGGACCCCGGGCTGGGCGAGATCGCCCTGGCGTGAGGGCGGCCGCGACCCCCGGTGGGCGCCACGGCGGTGACCCGAGCGGTGCGAGCCCCGGTGGGCGCCGGGGTCTAGTGCGGGGCGCGGGCCTGCTCGTAGGCGCGGTCGAACCCCTCCAGCACCGTCGGCCACGAGCCGGCCGCCGGCGGCGTGGCCCGATTGTGCTCGGCGATGGACGCGCGCAGGCCGGCATCGACGCACAACCGGGCCACCGCGCGGGCCAGGTCGCCGAGGGTGCGCCCGAGCAGCCCCTCGACGCCGTCCTTGACGAAGTCGGCGACGCCGCTCTGCGCCCTGGCCACCACCGGCACCCCCGCCGCCCGGGCCTCCAGCGCGGCAATGCCGAACGACTCGCGTGGCGCCGGCGCCACGAAGACGTCGGCCGACTCCAGGACCTTCGCGATCTGCTCCCTGGTGTGGCGGCCCGGCAGAGACACCCAGTCGCTCATGCCGTGCCTGGCCACGAACCGCTCCATCTGCCCGCGAGCGGGCCCGTCGCCGACGATCGTGGCCCGCATGGGGATCCGGGCAGGCACCCCGGCCCGCGCGGCTCTCAGGAGCCTCAGCAGGCGCACGGGCTGCTTGCGTGGCGCGAGCCGGCCCACCGCCACGACGTGCACCTCCCGAGCTCCGTCACGCCCGTCCGGCGTGACGGAGCTCGGGGAGCTCGCCCGCGACGGCGCCCAGCCGGACAGGTCGAGGCCGTTGGAGACCACGCGTACCGGCACACCCGGCCCGGCCACCGCGCGGATGGGCGCCGCGGCGGCGTTGCTGACCGTGGTGGCCACCAGGCCCCAGCGCTGCCAGCCGAACACCAGCCGCAGCAGCCGGTAGATCCCGCGCGTGACCGGATCCCACATGCTGTGCACGGTCACCACGCACGGCGTCCCCGCCCGCACCGCGGCCCGCACCCCCATCCAGGCGAACGGCGAGACCGCCCCCGTGTGCACGTGCACCACATCC from Nonomuraea polychroma encodes the following:
- a CDS encoding anti-sigma factor RsbA family regulatory protein, producing the protein MLAEPFSHPALFYRSDGEYVAATTAFVREGLAAGEPVAIAVPGRNLAMIEAELGPDADAVKLLDMTVAGRNPGRIIPAVLRDFADRHRHGHVRIIGEPIWPGRSETEYPACAQHEALINMAFTGRHVTILCPYDTVGLEPEVIREAARTHPVLRDVSREWHSDDYAPEQVVEGHNRPLEEPEEFLSLRFDHTNLSAARALAAQQAAKMGFTGDRLDDIRLAAAELGANSLDHGGGSGTIRAWAEDGRLVCEISDAGHITDPLAGRRPVDPRQSGSRGLLIVNLLSDLVRVHTRAGATTIRAYFDAP
- a CDS encoding DUF1707 SHOCT-like domain-containing protein; the encoded protein is MSELQMRVSDDDRERTTLRLQHAFTEGRLTQLELEDRLELALTAKTYGDLLDLITDLPDEQPSVDDVIELEATHGNLKRSGDWAVPRRLRVSSKYGSVELDFSEAVVTHPVVDVELDLTYGSAKIILPDGGVANVDGFHSDYSNPKSAVPSRPRPGVLHVVVTGRSKYGGLVVRYPRKRWFAH
- a CDS encoding DUF2079 domain-containing protein, producing MTGDTLAARAGAGAAAASWRVRLTGHRLRVGAIALLAAVAYAVLGLVKLASFRASTFDLVIMDQTVRNYAAFRPPYVPVLGMFHGRGMAYVQLADHFSPIYALLAPLYWIHDGPQTLIVAQAALFAAAIPFLWRYTRRVLGVVPAYLVSVAYALSWPVAQAVVFDVHEVMFVPLLTAIMIERYHAGRMLPAFLAMMGLLLVKEDMGLMVAGFGLCLIVMGERWRGALCAVFGIGAVLLVRGLVTSVFGGNAKDFWAYGHLGSDIPGAVLGIMRDPLAALLLPFSEEAKVDALFLLAWPTLMLCLLSPLSLAALPHVLERMLSDRVQWWQADFQYNAFTVVILFCAGVDGAARLLRWYERSDDTALKLAWSAAVCAVALTLVPKFAFDQLYHPAFYKGDLKAAAAAEAVSKVPSGVTVEAVNSVGPALTSRATVLLWSPTPRGAPWVVADTFRWEYPFGSLEDQLAKVNELQGQGYVKVFERDGYVVLRR
- a CDS encoding glycosyltransferase → MSDCYLPRLGGIEVQVADLVRMQRAAGHEVAVATATKGEPLPGVRRFVARMPFDLPVHPFGVGHLTRWITSSRPDVVHVHTGAVSPFAWMGVRAAVRAGTPCVVTVHSMWDPVTRGIYRLLRLVFGWQRWGLVATTVSNAAAAPIRAVAGPGVPVRVVSNGLDLSGWAPSRASSPSSVTPDGRDGAREVHVVAVGRLAPRKQPVRLLRLLRAARAGVPARIPMRATIVGDGPARGQMERFVARHGMSDWVSLPGRHTREQIAKVLESADVFVAPAPRESFGIAALEARAAGVPVVARAQSGVADFVKDGVEGLLGRTLGDLARAVARLCVDAGLRASIAEHNRATPPAAGSWPTVLEGFDRAYEQARAPH